The genomic DNA CCCTGGCTCACACCTCCGCGCGCGACGTGGCGTACTCGATCCTCGAGATGGAGCGGGGCGAGCTCGATCAGAAGTGGCTTCGGACCCGCTACGACGAGAAGAACCGGCTGAACATCCAGCAGCACATCCGGTTCGCGCAGTACTGGTACGCCGCGAACTCGTGCTTCACCGATCTCCAGGCCCACTGCACGCAGATCGCCAAGGACGCGGGATTCAAGCTCAAGCCAACGGAGGCGTGGCGATGGCTCGCGCAGGGCGGGTTCGCGACGGAATTCATCGATCGTGCCAGCTTCGGCTCGTTCGACATCGGCTCGAGCAAGCAGGTCATGGAGCGCTTCAGCGGCGTCGCCGCAGAGTTCGAGTTCGGCAAATACAACCAGTACAAGCTCAATCTGATCGGCGCGAAAGAGACCTACCTCGGTGACCTCAAGGACGGGCGAATCCATCGCGTGAAGTGTCTACAGAGGGGCGTCAACATCCTGCCTTCCGTCGGGTACTACCAGGCGATGGTTGACATTCTGAAGAAGCACGCGGACGTGAAGGACGTCCTGCATGCGGTCGAAGCGAGGTGCGCTCTGGTCCCACAGGGCGGACGCGCGAGCGAGATCTTCGCTCACTTCCAGGCACTGGAGGCGATGCTCCTCGACGGCTGGGTCACCGGGAAACTCAACCCGAAAAAGCCCACACTCAACTTGTCCCAGTCGGGCGGTGGGCGACTGATTCGTTCCAACGACGAAGGAACGAAGGCGCTCGAGAAGGCAAGGCAGAAGCGGGGGGCTTGACGCGAAAGCGGGAGTTCATTCAAGCAACGAGGGCCGAACGATTGTTCGGCCCTCGGTCGTTCTTACGCCAGCTTGTTCAACGCTTGATCAGCCCCGCGGCCCCGCGTTTCGCACCGAATCTGACATCTCGAACTTCGCATCGTTCTCACGGAAGAGCTTGGCCAGCTTCTTCGCCTGCGCGTCATAGGCCGCGCCGTCCTTCCACGTGTTGCGCGGGTTCAGGACCTCGGCGGGCACCCCGGGGACTGTGCTCGGCAGCGGGAGCCCGAAGATCGGGTCCGGCGTGAACGAAGCGTTCGCGAGCGAGCCGTTCATGATCGCCGTGACCATGGCGCGGGTGTACGAGAGCTTGAAGCGGCTGCCGGTGCCGTAGGCACCGCCCGTCCAGCCCGTATTGAGCAGCCACACGTTCGCGCCGTGCTTCGCGATCCGTTCAGAGAGCATCTTCGCGTACTCGGCCGGTTGGCGAGGAAGGAACGGCCCGCCGAAGCAGGGGCTGAAGTTGGGCTGGGGCTCCGTCACCCCCGCCTCGGTGCCAGCGAGCTTCGAGGTGTAGCCGTTGATGAAGTAGTACGCCGCCTGCTCGGGAGACAACCTCGCGACCGGCGGGATAACGCCGAAGGCGTCCGCAGTCAGGAAGATCACGTTCTTCGGGTGCAAGCCGACTGAGGGGATGACCGCGCCGTCGATGAAATCGACGGGGTATGTCACGCGGGTGTTCTCGGTGTACTTCGGCGTGTCGTAGTCCGGCACGCGGGACTTCTCGTCGATCGGCGTGTTCTCAAGGACCGATCCGAAGCGGACCGCGTCCCAGATCTGCGGCTCGCCCTCCTTCGAGAGCTTGATGCACTTGGCGTAGCACCCGCCCTCGAAGTTGAAAACACCCGACGGCGACCAGCCGTGCTCGTCATCGCCGATCAGCGCACGCTCCGGGTCCGCAGAGAGCGTGGTCTTGCCAGTGCCCGAGAGCCCGAAGAACAGCGCGACGTTCGACGGGTCCTTCTTCGCCACGTTCGACGAGCAATGCATCGGGAAGACCCCGACCTCCGGCATGTCGTAGTTCATCGCGTAGAAGATGCTCTTCTTCATCTCGCCCGCGTACTCGGTGCCGAGGATCACAACGATCTTCTTCGAGAGGGACTGCGCGATCAGCACGGGGCCCTTCACGCCGAACTTCTGCTGCTCCTCCGCGGTCAGACGTCGACGTCCGGCGTTGATGATCAGCCAGTCCTGCTTCCAGTTCGTGCTCCCGCCCGCTGCGGGGCTTCCCGGCTTGATGAAGAGGGTGCTCGCAAAGAGCGAGTGCCACGCCTGCTCGGTCGCGACCCGCACGCCCAGCCGATACTTCGGATCCGCGCCTGCGAAGCCGTCGAAGGTGTAGACCTTGGGACGAGAGTTCAGGTGCTGGACGGCGATGGCGTACGCCGCGTCGAAGAGGTCCGGGCGGATCGGCTGGTTGACGTTCCCCCACCAGATCTTCCCGTGGATGTCCGGGGTGTCCTCGAGATACTTGTCCTTCGGGCTGCGGCCGGTGCGATCACCGGTCAGGCACATCAACGCGCCGTTGGATGCGAGCTTCCCCTCTCCCGCGACCAGAGCCCGTTCCACCAGCTCCGCGGCGGACAGGTTGCTCAGCGTCCGATGTGGCGCGAGATCCAGCGACGGCAACGAAGCGGTCGTCATTGTGCATACTCCATTTCTGGACATTTCCGGGTGGAAGGGAAGGTTAGCCCCGAGTGCCCGCCTCCGGCTACTGGATTGTCGCTCACTGAACCGGCGGCAACGGGTGGGCGTGGAGGCGTCGAGGGGGAGGGGGGTGGAGAGTCTCCCCCGTATCCCTCACGAACAGGCATCGGCCCGACCCGCTCGAACCCGATAGTTTCCGGGAGCGGTGCCGCGTCCTATCCTTCTCTCCCGTTGGGTTCCTCCCGACGCAGATGGTGGCCATAGCTCAGTTGGCAGAGCACCGGGTTGTGATCCCGGGTGTCGCGGGTTCGAGTCCCGTTGGTCACCCTTGCAGACGAGTCCGCGCGAGGCAACTTTGGCGCAGGCGTGCGGAACCATCACGCCGCGCGAGACGAGTGCCCCGAGCCCGCCGCGACACATTTGTCAGACGATCGTCCGAGCCACTTGGAGCACGCATCCAGCAAGGACTGGCGTGTGAACGGCTTGGCGATGAAGTCGTCGCACCCCGCCGCCAGACAGAGATTGCTGTCCTCCACGCGAGCGTTCGCGGTGATCGCGATGATCGGCGTCTTGAATCCGCGCCGACGCAACGCCTTGGTCGCCTCGTACCCGTCCATCACCGGCATCTGCATGTCCATCAGCACGATGTCGAATGTGCCGGATTCGATGATCTCGATGGCCGTCTTTCCATCACCCGCGACCACAACCTCCGCGCCGCCCTTGCTGAGGTGGTGCTTCGCGAGCCGTTGGTTATCGGGTCCATCCTCAACGAGGAGGACGCGCCGATTCCTCAGCGGACTCTCGGCATGGGCAGTGCCCGTTGCCCCCTGCGCAGAGCCCGCGAGCGATTTCACTTCATCGTCGGCGAGCGTCTGGCTGACAATCCCCACCTCGATATCCAGCGTGAACGTGCTGCCGACACCAGGGCAACTGTCCACCACGATGTCTCCGCCGAGCATGCGGGCGAGCTCGCGTGAGATGCTCAGGCCAAGCCCGGTGCCGCCAAATCGGCGCGACATCGAGGCGTCCGCCTGCGTGAACGGCTTGAAGAGTCTGGCGAGCACCTCGTCGGTCATCCCGATACCCGAGTCGATCACGCGAACGCGGAGACGCCAGTCCCGGAGAGGATCGGCCTTCACGCCGGCTTCGATACGCACGGATCCAGACGCAGTGAACTTGATCGCGTTGCCCACTAGATTGAACAGAATCTGCCTCAGGCGTGTCGGATCGGTGCGCACACGAGTCGGTGCCGCACCCGCCCACTCGACGACGAGCTTCAGACCTTTCGCTGACGCGTTCTCGAGCATCAGCATCCGCACGTCCTCGAGCAACGCGCCGGGATCACACTCCATCAGCTCGACGCGCATCTTCCCTGCTTCAACCTTGGAATAGTCGAGCACATCGTTGATCAGCGTCAACAGATGCTCGCCGCTCCGCTTGACCGTGCGCAGCCAGACCGCCGCCTCCTCATCAAACTGACGCTCACGTTCCAGCAACTCCGCGTACCCCAGGATCGCGGTCATGGGTGTTCGCAGCTCGTGTGTCATGTTCGCGACAAACGCGCCCTTGGCACGATTGGCCATCTCCGCCTTCTCACGCTCGGCCTGCAACTCAACGGCCTGCTGCTCGAGCGTCGCCGATTTCTGCTCAAGCTCGATCGTCTGCTGGCGCATCGCGGCCTGTGCTGCCATCACCCGCCGACGCTGATCCCACACGATCAGTCCGACGCACGCACTGGCCCCCAGTGCAGGAAGCAGACCATACAGCGCGGCGCGTCGCATAGCAGCAACTTGGTCCAGATACTCGGCCGCGTTCATGTCCACGCCGACACCGCCGACCGCCTTTCCTCTCGAGTCGAGGATCGGGGCGAAGCCCGTCATGAACGTTCCCCATTTGTCGGTGTAGGGCTCATCAGAGGCCGAGCACAGCGGCGTGCCCGGCTGAGACGCAAGCACAACGAACGTCGCCGGGTCCGCGTCCTCGTACAACTCCCACACACCCGCACGATCCTCCACACCATCGCCGTCGTGGTCGCCCGGTTTCGCGGCGTCGAGAATGAATCGGATATCTACGCCGTCCTGGACAAAGGTGTAGATGTACTGCACACCCCTCGCCCGAGACTGCATCGCGCGAAGCGGTGTGATCGCCAGGTCGTACTCGGCCGTGTCGATCTGGTCGGGGCTCCGAATGGTTGAGTGCAGCGCAGGGTCAACCAGCGACGCCGCGCTCTCTGCGATCCGCATCAGACTCTGCTTCAATTCGTTCTTGTACGCGACCGTTGACGCAGTCCAGAGCCCGATGATCGCGATGACCGAAGCCCCGAGCACCGCTGCTCCGGTGCAAAGGCCTTCGAGCGCGGGACGGATCGGCGGAGCCGATTCCGCCTCGGTCGATCCTCGCGATTGACGACCGGCGTCGATCAATGCAGATGCTCTCCGGCCGAGTCTGGTCGTCCCCGCAGCCGAGTGACCACCCGGAGTACTGAGATCGGCCTCGGAGAAGCCCCGGTTGACGCCGATTCCCCAACTGGGGTTTCGCTCATCGAACCACCAGCATTTCGCGTGTTCTCGGACGTTCAATCACGCCGCGTGCTGCTGGGGAGGACGCACCCGATCGCACGCCGCGATCAGAGACCGGATCATCGGCTGTGCCTCCCGAACGCTCCCCGTCTTCGTGAGGGCGAGAGCGGCCTGTTCGGCCGACGCCGCAAGCCCAGCGTACCCCATCGCTGGGGCCGTTCCCATGATGCTCGAACAGAGCGATTTTGCGCGGCTGAAGTCGTTCTGATCGATCGTCGCTTGCAGCGCGGCTGCTGTCGTCCTCAGGTCACCGAGAAACCCGTCGATCAGCGCGAGGTTCGGGTGATCGTTCGGCAGAGACGGATACATCGGACCGGCGCCCCCGCCCAGCAGAAGGTACTCGGCGATGGCGCGAAGCAGCACGTCCTGCTCCAAGGGCTTGCCGAGGGTTGCCTCTGCCTGCGGATCGCCGGAGCAGAGGAGCGAGGCGTCGATATCCGCCGCCAGCAGCACCATCGGAGACGTGAAACCTGTCGCTCTCGCTCGCTTGAGAAAGGCGATGCCATCCGGGCGACCAGGACCGAGGTCCGCGTCGACGAGCGCAAGGTCGCATCCCTCGTTGAGCCAGCGCAGGGCCTCGTCCGCATCGTCGGTCTGACGAAGACGCAGCTGCGTCCCGCGCAGGTAGTGTTGAACCAGACGACGATCCATAGGAGAGTCGTCGATGTGAACGACCGTCCCCTGGAGACGATCCGGATCGACGCGCTCCAGCGAGAACCTGTTGCTCTGGCCGTCGGCGCGGAGATAGTCACGCGCCTCGATCCGCTTCGCGAACTTGATACCGATCTCGTGGATCACACCTCGAACGTGCTGGCACCGGCAGACCGTTCCCTCGATCGAGTTCGTGCCGCCAGCAGGATTCGGCAGCACGAGTCGGACCTTCGAGCCGAGATGGACGTAGGAGCTGTGCAGCACGCTCGCGCCGCCGCACGAAAGATTGCGGCATGCCACCTCAAGATCCGAGGACATGCCCCGCGCCTGCGTGATGTGCATGCGGATGCTTGTCTGGCGGAACGGCCAGCGGACGAAATCGCGCTTCTTCGATGCATCCGCCGCGCCCGACCGTTCATCGAGCTCGTCGAGCAGTTCCTCCAGCGCGCGCTGCTCAAGGTTCACGGTGTTCGGCCTGCCGGCCTTGCTCGGAATCGCGTTGGCGTTGTAACGTCGGATGCTCATGTGCCCATCGCCCTCGCGGGCGGAATGCCCGGCTGTCGCTCAAGATCGGCGATGATCCGGTGCCGATGCGGCACCCAGTGGCGAACGCGCACGACTGGCGCAACGGGGGGACGCTCCAGCCCGCACAAACGTCACAATCTCACTCCGATCAGACGTCCAGGTTCTTCACTTCCAGGGCGTGATCCTCGATGAACTTGCGACGCGGTTCGACCTCTTCGCCCATCAGGATCGAGAAGAGCGAGTCCGCTTCCGTCGCCATGTCCATCGTGACCCTCAGCAGCGAACGCTTCGTCGGGTCCATCGTGGTTTCCCAGAGCTGCTCGGCGTCCATCTCGCCCAGTCCCTTGAAGCGCTTGATCTCAAGCCCGCGCCGCCCGATCTCGTGGAGCGAGCCGAGCACCTCGCGGAGACTCCCCGCCTCGACGACCTTTCCGGAACGGCTCGAGCCCGACCGGGCGCGAACTCCCGGCTCGTCCTGTGTGTCGTCGGAATCGTCGTCACGCTGCGCACTCCCGGAGTCGGTGTGCGCCTCGGCGGAAGAAGTGACCCACGCAAACCTCGCGTGGAGCTTCTCGCCCGTCACCGACTCCTCCCGCACGAGACCGTACTCGTCGATGAAGAGCCCGAGCGTGTGCAGGTCGGCGATGATCCGCTCCAACTCGCGGTTCTCGTGAAGCTCGCGGATCGTCGCGTTCGCCCAACCCTTCCGGGTGGCGATTTCAAGGGCCTCGTGCTCGTCCCACGCGAGCGCGGCATCCGAGCCGCTATCCACCTTGTGCGTGGGCAGTCGCCCGTCGCGCCGGTGCGACAGCGTGTCGATGAACTTCGTGCCCCGGCGCTCGCTGATCTCAACGAGTTCCTCAAGCCGCCTGAGCAGCTTCACCGCGCGCCGAAGCTCCGTCCCCTCAAGGCGTGTGACCTCACGGGGCTCGGCCCCGGCGGGCACGCCCGCGATGTCGCGCACGATGAGCGAAGACGTCTCCAGCCCCATCTCGGTCAGCGAGTCCTGAAGCACACGCTCGTTCAGCACGTATCGCTTCTGGCGTCCGCGCGAGAGGAGATACAGCGGGGGCTGCGCGATGTAGATGTGGCCCCGCTCGATCAGAGGCCTCATCTGGCGGAAGAAGAACGTCAGCAGCAGCGTCCGGATGTGGCTGCCGTCAACGTCGGCGTCCGTCATGATCACGATCTTGCCGTACCGAAGCTTCGAGAGATCGATCTCGTTCGCAATGCCGACGCGCAACGCGGCGATCAGCGTCCGGATCTCCTCGAACGCCAGCATCTTGTCGATGCGCGCCTTCTCGACATTCAGAATCTTGCCCTTCAGCGGCAGGATCGCCTGCGTCTCGACGTTCCTTCCCTGTGTCGCCGATCCGCCCGCGGAATCGCCCTCGACGATGAAGAGCTCGCTCTCATCGACGTTGCGCGTCTTGCAGTCGCGCAGCTTGTGGGGCATCGAGCCGGAGTCGAGCGCGCTCTTCCGCCTCGTCAGCTCACGGGCCTTGCGGGCCGCTTCTCTCGCCTGAGCAGCGACGATCCCCTTCAGGCAGAGTTTCTTCGCCTCAGCCGGGTGCTCCTCCATCCAGGTTTCGAGCGCCTCCGAGACCGCGCCGGCGACAAACCCTTCGATCTCCGGGTTAAGGAGCTTCTCCTTCGGCTGGTTGTTGAAGGTCGGGTTCGGGAGCTTCACGCTCACGATGCAGACAAGCCCCTCTCGCAGGTCCTCGCCCGTCGGTACGGGATCCTTCTCCTTGATGATCCCCGACTTTCGCGCGTACGCGTTGAGCGTTCGCGTCAGCGCGACCCTGAAGCCCTGTGCGTGCGTGCCGCCGTCCACGTTGTTGATGTTGTTCGCGAACGAGAGCACCGACTCGGTGTAGCCGTCGTGGTACTGGAGCGCGACCTCGCACACCAGCGACTGTGCCTCATCGTCCCGGCGCAGATGCACCGGAGACGAGATCGCCGTTTTGCCGATCATCAGGTGCTCGACATACTCAAGCAACCCGTTCTCGGCGCGGAAGACGTCGGCCCGTGGTTTCCCATCAGGGCCGACCCGCTCGTCGTCGAGATGGATCGTCACGCCGGGATTGAGGAACGAGAGTTCCCGCAGGCGATTCGCCAGCGTCTCGTAGCTGAAGTCCGTTACGGGAAAGATCGTCGCGTCCGGCAGGAACGTCACTCGCGTGCCGCTCTTCCGGGTGCTTCCCGCAGGGATGGGCCCGACGGTGTGGAGCGGCGTTCGAACCCTGCCCCGCTCGAAGACGATCGCGTGGATCTGCCCGTCGCGCACCACCTCCGCCTCGAGCCACTCCGAGAGCGCGTTCACGCACGAGACGCCGACGCCGTGCAAGCCGCCGGAGACCTTGTAAGCAGAGCCCTCCTGGCCGAACTTGCCGCCCGCGTGCAGCTTCGTCAGCACGATCTCGATCGCCGACTTCCCGTTCAGGTTCGGGTCCTCGTGCTTCATCGGACCCGTCGGGATCCCTCGCCCGTCGTCGGTCACGCAGCAGGAGCCGTCGGCCAGAACCGACACACGAATCGTCGTCGCGTGCCCGGCCATTGCCTCATCAACCGAGTTGTCCACGACCTCGTACACGAGGTGGTGCAGGGCGTTGATCCCCGTGCCGCCGATGTACATGCCCGGACGCTTGCGAACCGCTTCCAAGCCCTCAAGCACCTGGATCTGTTCCGCGCCATACGCCCCATTCGTCGCGGCGGGGTTCGTCGCGACCGGCTCGGACGCCGCGGAGCCCTTGGGCTCAGCAGCCGAGGTCGGCGATTGACTCTTTGATGCCGATCCCGCGTCGGCTCCCGTCGTTGCAACGTTGTCTGGCATGCACGCCTCGCTCACACGAGCACTGAGGAATCGCTGACGTCAGGACTTGAAGACCCCCGCGACACCGCACACACACGTCTCAAAACTGGAAACGAGGCCGCGGTTATGCGATCCGTCCAAGAGGCGAACAAGCCGCTTGCACGCAGGGGTTCCCAAGGACATGAGATTCTAGGCGAACGCCCCCGAGAACGCCTCGGTTTCGACGCCGATTCGAGCGTCTTTCACCGTCGATTTTTCAGGTCCGTCGCAGGCACAATACAGCCCCGCAGGGGCTTCTTTCCGATCGATTCTCGCACCGCGAAACACGCATTCCGTCGGCATGATCAGGTCTCCATGTATGCCACGTTGCGTCTGTGATGCATAGCACATGTTGGACCCGTCGACGCGGATGCCGCTCTCATCTCTGGCATGGTCATCGAGACACGATCGAATAGTCGAGGCACCCCCCGGGGGGGCACCCCGCTGCCCAGTGATGGCTCATCACGGGGATTGCAGGAACCCTCGCGAACGGGCATACTGATGGGCTACCATCGACTCGCGCAACGCCCGGTTGGGTTGCGTCAAGGATCAAGGGTATCGTGCGCTCCGGATCAGACCCCGGGCGTTTCATGGATGTTTGGACTGTGACGGCGATTGAACCAAAGAAACGAGGCGACTCCGTTGAGGGGTACAAGATCCTGTCCGAGATCGGGCGGGGAGCGGCCTCCATCATTTACGTCGTCCAGGACGTCAAGTCCAAGCAGGTCTGGGCCCTCAAGCACGTCGATCGCGGCGACGCCAAGGATGCCCGATTCCTTGACCAGGCCGAGAGCGAGTACCGCATCGCTCAGGAACTCAACCACCCCGCCATCCGGAAGATCACCCGAATGTTCAAGAAGGGCACGCTCCTGACCACCAAGGAGCTCTACCTGGTCATGGAACTCGTCGACGGTGTCTCGCTCGACAAGGCCCCCCCCAAGAACTTCGAGCAGGCCGTGGACATCTTCCAACAGGTCGCCGACGCGATGCACCACATGCACAAGCGCGGCTATGTCCACGCCGACATGAAGCCGAACAACATCGTCGTCGCTGACGGCGGCGTTGTGAAGATCATCGACCTCGGCCAGGGGTGCAAGATCGGCACGGTCAAGCCCCGCATCCAGGGGACGCCCGACTACATCGCCCCGGAGCAGGTCCATCGCCGCCCGATCACGCCGAAGACCGACATCTACAACCTCGGCGCGACTATGTACTGGGTCTTCACCCGGCAGCACATTCCGACCGCACTCGCCAAGGGCGACTCACTCGTCAACTCGCTCGACGACAGTCTCATCCAGAAGCCCAAGCCGGTTGTGGAACTCAATCCCAGGGTCCACCCGAAACTCAGCGAGCTGATCATGTCGTGCGTCGAGGTTGATGCAGACAATCGCCCCGAGACAATGGCTCTCGTCGCCGACCGGCTGTCGTTGATCCTCGGGATTCTCCGGGCCAAAGCCGAGGATGTCGTCCGTTCGATGGATCAGTCGGAGCGGACCGACACCGACCAATAGATCGCGCCCCGTCCCGCTGGTTCGAGTGCGAGCCCTGTGGGACTCTGAAACGGGGCTCGGAAGGGGGCGCGATGGACCTCTCCCAACTCGATCTGCGTGACCCCGATCTTGTGATGCGCCTCTTCCGCGAGGGTGCCGCGGCGAGCTTGGATGCGCGGTGCCGAAAGGGATCAATCGACATCATCGAGCCGCCGGGGAAGCTCATCGCGACGGGCGACCTTCACGACAACCCCGTGCACATGGGGCGCGTGGTGGAGGCCGCGGGGATGGGCGCGGGGTCGTCGGGGGATTCGGGCGCGAACGGGCCGCATCTAACGCTGCACGAGCTGATTCATTCGGATCGCCTGATGAACGGCATGGACATGTCGTATCGCGCACTAGCCCGGGCGGCGGCTCTCAAGGCGGCGTACCCGGAGCGCGTGCACCTGTTGCTCGCCAACCACGAGCTCTCGCAGGTCGCCGGAGCCGGGATCGTCAAAGACGGCGTGCGCGTGGTCGAGGCGTTCGATGCGGGCGTCGAGTTCGCCTTCGGCGACCGTGCCGAGGCGATCGAGACCGCGATCGATGAGTTCGTGAAGGCGATGCCCCTCGCGCTCCGCTGCGTCACGCCCAAGGGCGACATCCTCTGCGCACACTCCCTCCCGGGCATCGGCATGATGGGCAGGTTCGACCCGACCATTCTCACACGTCCACTCACGCCGGAGGACTATGAGCCCAGGCGTGGGAGCGCGCATCTTATGGTCTGGGGGCGCGGCTACGACGCGGAGCAGTTGGAGGATCTGGTCGAACGCTGGGGCGTGAATCTGTTCATCCTGGGGCACGAGAAGGCGGAGAACGGCGTGAAGTTCGTGCCGCCGAATGTGATTGTGCTGAACAGCGATCACGAGCGGGGGGTGTATTTGCCCTTGGATCTTGAGAACCCGCCGCGAGCCGCGGAGGCGGTGGGGATGGTGGTGGGGTTGGCTTAGGCCAGATGGCAAAGAGCAAATGGCAAATGGCCAGATGGCAGAATGCGATGCGGGGTTGGGGGTGAAGCGAGCGGGGCGGGCGTGACGGATCGGGGGAGCGAGTCGGGGTGAAAGTTCGGAGCGCGGACGTGAACGACGAGATGCCGCCCGCAGCAGAGGTAGAGCTGAGAGCAGGTGGCCCAAGGTTCACGTGCGCGCATTGCTCATACGCACTCGAAGGGCTTGGTGCCGAGGGTGGCGAGGCGCGATGCCCGGAGTGCGGTTTGGGGCAGCGGCTCAATCCTGATGCGTTCTCTGTTTACTCCCGGTTCGACATCATCGCGAGTACTATGCTCGTATGGATCATCGGCGGCGCAGTCGCCTTTGCGACTATCTTTTGGATGGTGCGTAGCCCCGAGGGGGCGCTGATTGCCTTGATCGCATGCGTGGTCGCGCCGTCGCTCATCTTCGCACTCCTTCTCGCGCCCAAGATCAATCGTCCGATCGGATTGACGCGAGTTGGCAAGATCGCGTGCGCGATATGGTGGTGGTTTCTCGGGACGTTGATCTCGCTCATCTTCGCCCTGCTTCTGCTTGTTCCGGCCATCATCCTGTAGGGTGCTAGACGGGGGGCTCGTCGATCTCATCAGATACCAGCTTGACCAGCGCAAGGGTGATCGCCGCCTGGTCCGCATCCGGCTCGGTGACGATGACTACGACACGCAGCTCGCGATCGATTTCGGACATGTATTCAAGTACCCACGCGCCGACCGGCTCGAATGGCGGCAGCGAGCGGCGGACTTGCGAGAGCGGGTCCGTGGCGATCGCGTCGATTCTGGCGATGAACTCGTCGCGCAGGGCCGGATCCAACGCGCGGATGGCCTCGGCGGCGCGCGGCGCGACGTCAATCCGCCATTGCACCGGAGAGGCCCCGCTTGAAGTCGGACCACGGAATGCAAGGGCCGGAACGTGCGTCGGCGATCGCGACGTCGAGTTCCTTTCGCGTGATGCCGAAGCGGTCGCACGCGCGGCTGTCCAGTCCTTGGAAGAATGTACGCAGGGATTCGTGCGTGATCTCGGCGTTGGATGGCGCATCTTCGGAGAGTCCACGTCGCGCATCGAGCCAAGGTGCTTCCGCGTGCGTGAGTTCGCGGAGGTACGAGCCGGAGAAGCGGCCGTAGCCACGCCAGATGGATTCGAGGAGTCGGATCTCGCCTTCGGCGGCGTTGTGTGCCCCGCGTCCTTCGGCGGGATCAATGGCACTCGCGCGGAATGGTGCGAACACGCGGTACAGGTCTGTGACAACCGGGCCGTGGGGCCACGCCTCGATGCGTGATGCGAAAAGCGGCGCGGCGCGGAGCGCGAGCGACCACCCTTGGGCGTAGTACGCGAGTTTCTGGAGTTGCATGTGGGTCACGGGCACCGGCTCGTCGCCCGCGCTGGCGAGGTGGAGCAGGTGGCGTGCGGCGGATTCAGACGTCATCATGAGAACACCGGGAGTATCCTAACAGATCCTGAGTGCCGATCAACTGGAATGAGGCGATGGAAGGTGCGAGTTGAACGATCGCGAGCGGATCATCGAGGCGGCGCGGTTGCAGCGGACCATGCTGCGAATCGCGGGCGTGTTCGTTCTCTCGTTGACCGTGCTCGTGTGGACGCTCCGTCAGAGTTGGGACTGGGTCATGTACATCGCGATCCCCGCGGCGTTGCTCTCGCTGGTCGCGATGGGGGTGGTCAACGTCGCTCTGCAGGTCAAGGTGCGGGCACCTTGGATGATGATCGCGTGGCCAGGCGTGATACTCGCAGGGCTTGGCGCGTGGAGCGCTGTCCTCGGACATCTCTGGCCCATCCTGATCGGCGTGCTGCCCGTGCTGCTCGCGGACTGTGCCGCTGTGAACGGGAGCGTAACGAGAACTCTGAGGCGAGCCGGCGCGCGGGTGGGTTTCCTGGGTGCGGGGGAAGCGGAGCTGCGCCGCTTGGCATCCGGCGTCTGTTTTTTCTGCGGCTACGACATGTCGGGGTTGCCGACGGCGGTCTGTCCTGAGTGCGGGAACGAGAGCGTGCTACACACACCGATCGAAACTCAGACTTCGCGATAGAGCCCTTCGGTACTGAATGGGCGGCTGACCGGACGAATCGAAGTCGCTCCCCACGAGCAAGTCCGCCGATCTCGATGGCACGGGGCGCAAGTACTTGTGGCGTGGAGAGTTGGTGAATAGGTTTGCCGGGCTTGACGAATGCTTTACAATGGGGCGTCCGCGCGTCTTGGTGGGGCGCGCGGGCCGACGCCGCCTCACGCCGGCACGTCTGTTCGGGCCGACGCGGGACGCCGCCGCTGACATACCCCGCCCTCGCGGGC from Phycisphaeraceae bacterium includes the following:
- the pckA gene encoding phosphoenolpyruvate carboxykinase (ATP), which produces MTTASLPSLDLAPHRTLSNLSAAELVERALVAGEGKLASNGALMCLTGDRTGRSPKDKYLEDTPDIHGKIWWGNVNQPIRPDLFDAAYAIAVQHLNSRPKVYTFDGFAGADPKYRLGVRVATEQAWHSLFASTLFIKPGSPAAGGSTNWKQDWLIINAGRRRLTAEEQQKFGVKGPVLIAQSLSKKIVVILGTEYAGEMKKSIFYAMNYDMPEVGVFPMHCSSNVAKKDPSNVALFFGLSGTGKTTLSADPERALIGDDEHGWSPSGVFNFEGGCYAKCIKLSKEGEPQIWDAVRFGSVLENTPIDEKSRVPDYDTPKYTENTRVTYPVDFIDGAVIPSVGLHPKNVIFLTADAFGVIPPVARLSPEQAAYYFINGYTSKLAGTEAGVTEPQPNFSPCFGGPFLPRQPAEYAKMLSERIAKHGANVWLLNTGWTGGAYGTGSRFKLSYTRAMVTAIMNGSLANASFTPDPIFGLPLPSTVPGVPAEVLNPRNTWKDGAAYDAQAKKLAKLFRENDAKFEMSDSVRNAGPRG
- a CDS encoding response regulator, whose protein sequence is MIDAGRQSRGSTEAESAPPIRPALEGLCTGAAVLGASVIAIIGLWTASTVAYKNELKQSLMRIAESAASLVDPALHSTIRSPDQIDTAEYDLAITPLRAMQSRARGVQYIYTFVQDGVDIRFILDAAKPGDHDGDGVEDRAGVWELYEDADPATFVVLASQPGTPLCSASDEPYTDKWGTFMTGFAPILDSRGKAVGGVGVDMNAAEYLDQVAAMRRAALYGLLPALGASACVGLIVWDQRRRVMAAQAAMRQQTIELEQKSATLEQQAVELQAEREKAEMANRAKGAFVANMTHELRTPMTAILGYAELLERERQFDEEAAVWLRTVKRSGEHLLTLINDVLDYSKVEAGKMRVELMECDPGALLEDVRMLMLENASAKGLKLVVEWAGAAPTRVRTDPTRLRQILFNLVGNAIKFTASGSVRIEAGVKADPLRDWRLRVRVIDSGIGMTDEVLARLFKPFTQADASMSRRFGGTGLGLSISRELARMLGGDIVVDSCPGVGSTFTLDIEVGIVSQTLADDEVKSLAGSAQGATGTAHAESPLRNRRVLLVEDGPDNQRLAKHHLSKGGAEVVVAGDGKTAIEIIESGTFDIVLMDMQMPVMDGYEATKALRRRGFKTPIIAITANARVEDSNLCLAAGCDDFIAKPFTRQSLLDACSKWLGRSSDKCVAAGSGHSSRAA
- a CDS encoding response regulator, whose product is MSIRRYNANAIPSKAGRPNTVNLEQRALEELLDELDERSGAADASKKRDFVRWPFRQTSIRMHITQARGMSSDLEVACRNLSCGGASVLHSSYVHLGSKVRLVLPNPAGGTNSIEGTVCRCQHVRGVIHEIGIKFAKRIEARDYLRADGQSNRFSLERVDPDRLQGTVVHIDDSPMDRRLVQHYLRGTQLRLRQTDDADEALRWLNEGCDLALVDADLGPGRPDGIAFLKRARATGFTSPMVLLAADIDASLLCSGDPQAEATLGKPLEQDVLLRAIAEYLLLGGGAGPMYPSLPNDHPNLALIDGFLGDLRTTAAALQATIDQNDFSRAKSLCSSIMGTAPAMGYAGLAASAEQAALALTKTGSVREAQPMIRSLIAACDRVRPPQQHAA